In Saccharomyces eubayanus strain FM1318 chromosome XV, whole genome shotgun sequence, a single window of DNA contains:
- the PEX28 gene encoding Pex28p, producing MSESSTSRRSASKDAVKSYFAGKYNKVLDSILEAEAAISRSPNVAEDLSESSASGNSEMSHSSLAASSATSQGISKKELLQQIAGSLLSTSIERLKTTHSPDGSSMLEYSEEVPYDEQECYDCDGPFKCPAHLGEAAAYYDDDIDAEPALEPISSNTERDPFIDVFLDKLISRLVPEKLPEREHFSSSATIEHDLDTGRVPVFSATVLGGNFKKLSKKMGSIFELQDSIVRLLTWRNPTGTVTSLIIFTLICFNPMYLVILPIFRFIYGIIVPGYVLRHPLQRSIYPLKRNHGSSLLYDVCYEGKNEYTYGQQFFSKSFMDTLESRNQEKDEISELDKRPENTRELKHGMKVLINLRDMQDMTSGTLHVIDTINNFLRKASSFQNEVHSTKRFFTGFLSIAVLKILSPFVNWSYMFSISAWCLLIYMHPRAHPKIIKFFQSGKVEREYKNLKRKENQTYNMIFDEKPEIRYIEIFEIYKKGLLPNDWKFFRFSSSIFDPLDSYRRAQQVPPGTDSLQDVMPPLGWIFDPNFEWRIDADVETWVTERGLNLPTTKEFLLDPMFKRRRLIHRVIKSSKPVT from the coding sequence ATGAGTGAGTCCAGTACAAGTCGCAGAAGCGCGAGCAAAGACGCAGTTAAATCGTACTTTGCAGGCAAATACAATAAAGTGTTAGACTCTATCCTAGAAGCAGAAGCGGCGATATCTAGATCACCGAACGTGGCAGAAGATTTGTCAGAGAGCTCAGCAAGCGGAAATTCCGAGATGAGCCATTCGTCGTTGGCTGCTTCTTCAGCAACAAGCCAAGGTATTAGTAAAAAGGAATTACTTCAACAAATCGCTGGTTCGTTGTTGAGTACGTCTATTGAGCGGTTAAAGACCACCCATTCTCCCGATGGGTCATCTATGCTGGAGTACTCGGAAGAAGTCCCGTACGATGAACAAGAGTGCTATGACTGCGATGGTCCCTTCAAGTGCCCTGCTCACCTTGGGGAGGCGGCTGCGTATTATGATGACGACATCGACGCAGAGCCTGCTCTAGAACCCATAAGTTCTAATACTGAGAGAGATCCATTTATCGATGTCTTTCTAGACAAGCTAATATCGAGGCTAGTACCTGAAAAACTGCCTGAAAGAGAACATTTTAGTAGCAGCGCTACCATTGAGCACGATTTGGACACAGGAAGGGTTCCTGTGTTTTCTGCAACTGTATTAGGCGGGAACTTCAAGAAATTGTCTAAGAAAATGGGCTCGATTTTTGAACTACAGGATTCCATAGTTCGGCTGTTGACTTGGAGAAACCCGACCGGAACGGTAACATCACTGATAATATTCACTTTAATTTGCTTTAACCCAATGTATTTGGTGATTTTGCCAATTTTCCGTTTCATCTATGGTATTATAGTTCCCGGCTACGTACTTAGACATCCCTTACAAAGAAGCATATATCCGCTTAAACGTAACCATGGTTCATCGTTATTGTATGACGTTTGCTATGAAGGCAAGAACGAATACACTTATGGtcagcaatttttttccaaatcctTTATGGACACCTTGGAATCcagaaatcaagaaaaggatgAGATTTCCGAATTGGACAAAAGACCTGAAAACACACGGGAATTGAAACACGGAATGAAAGTATTGATTAATCTTCGCGATATGCAAGACATGACTTCTGGTACCCTTCACGTCATTGACacaataaataattttctCCGAAAGGCTTCTAGTTTCCAGAATGAAGTACATTCTACTAAGAGGTTTTTCACAGGCTTCCTTTCAATCGCCGTCCTAAAAATCCTGTCACCCTTCGTAAATTGGAGTTACATGTTTAGCATATCTGCCTGGTGTCTATTGATATATATGCATCCAAGAGCTCACCCTAAAATAATCaaattcttccaaagtGGAAAGGTGGAAAGAGAATATAAGAACttgaaaaggaaggaaaaTCAAACATACAACATGATATTTGACGAAAAACCAGAAATCAGAtacattgaaatttttgaaatatataaaaaggGCTTACTGCCAAACGATTGGAAGTTTTTTAGATTCTCCAGTAGCATTTTTGATCCTCTGGATTCCTATAGAAGAGCACAACAAGTTCCACCAGGAACAGATTCATTGCAGGACGTCATGCCACCTCTAGGATGGATATTCGATCCAAATTTTGAGTGGAGAATCGACGCTGACGTGGAAACCTGGGTTACGGAACGAGGATTAAATTTACCAACTACCAAAGAATTTTTACTCGATCCAATGTTTAAGAGGAGGCGGCTGATTCATCGTGTCATTAAGAGCTCAAAACCAGTAACATGA
- the DCD1 gene encoding deoxycytidine monophosphate deaminase, which translates to MLVGVSGTKFCGCEDVIKILANNFDFELLNHRDNPDDILDYATKNYTRNLVVPLETLSLLEKLEKRPFFVHLSIDASITTRVKLYRTLNKVENLSLEQIVQAIDEHDFQADGIKLRERSHLKFKIVNKDRDQIKQNLIDSITIQFKILNNGKQANTEMVPPMRPSWDSYFMKLATLAASRSNCMKRRVGCVIVRECRVIATGYNGTPRHLTNCFNGGCPRCNDGDSKNLHTCLCLHAEENALLEAGXDRVGQNATLYCDTCPCLTCSVKIVQTGISEVVYSQTYRMDEESFKVLRNAGITVRQFSFMEEPRIVMV; encoded by the coding sequence ATGCTTGTCGGAGTGAGCGGTACAAAGTTTTGTGGGTGCGAAGACGTGATTAAGATATTAGCCaataattttgattttgaattaCTCAATCATCGTGACAATCCTGATGATATTTTAGACTATGCGACCAAAAATTACACAAGAAACTTGGTCGTGCCTCTAGAAACATTATCATTACTGGAGAAACTGGAGAAACGgcctttttttgttcacCTTTCCATCGATGCTTCGATCACTACAAGAGTTAAATTATACAGGACACTGAATAAAGTGGAAAATTTGTCACTGGAGCAAATAGTTCAAGCCATTGACGAACATGATTTTCAAGCTGATGGTATCAAGTTAAGGGAGAGATCGCATTTGAAGTTTAAAATAGTCAATAAAGACCGTGACCAAATTAAGCAAAACTTAATTGATAGTATTACCATCCAATTTAAGATTCTTAATAACGGCAAACAAGCAAATACAGAAATGGTCCCACCAATGAGACCTAGTTGGGATAGCTATTTCATGAAGCTGGCCACATTAGCGGCATCTCGTTCTAATTGCATGAAGCGTAGAGTCGGTTGTGTAATCGTAAGGGAGTGCAGAGTTATTGCCACTGGTTATAATGGGACGCCCCGTCATTTGACAAATTGTTTCAACGGGGGTTGTCCACGTTGCAATGATGGTGACTCCAAAAACTTACACACTTGTCTCTGTCTACatgcagaagaaaatgcGTTACTAGAAGCCGGTARGGACCGTGTAGGTCAAAATGCGACTTTATATTGTGATACTTGTCCCTGCCTAACATGCTCCGTAAAGATCGTTCAGACAGGAATCAGCGAAGTGGTTTATAGCCAAACATACAGAATGGACGAAGAAAGCTTCAAAGTCTTGAGAAATGCAGGAATCACTGTTCGACAATTTAGTTTCATGGAAGAACCAAGGATAGTGATGGTTTGA
- the RPC10 gene encoding DNA-directed RNA polymerase core subunit RPC10 — MSREGFQIPTNLDAAAAGTSQSRTATLKYICAECSSKLSLSRTDPVRCKDCGHRILLKARTKRLVQFEAR; from the coding sequence ATGTCTCGCGAAGGGTTCCAAATTCCAACAAATTTAGATGCTGCTGCCGCAGGTACCTCCCAATCCAGAACCGCTACTTTGAAATATATTTGCGCTGAATGTTCTAGTAAATTATCCTTGTCTAGAACTGATCCAGTCCGTTGTAAGGATTGTGGTCACAGAATCTTGTTAAAAGCTAGAACCAAGAGACTGGTTCAATTTGAGGCAAGGTAA
- the DSE2 gene encoding Dse2p, with translation MNFNFITIVNILFFLFSLTDANNNGEAVKLFTSNGVVYSYAVYTKTLAPARVVVKTISYTTTRVYPVTLANSVVSSTTEKITEVSTISTSEQSSATQTDPVVTSSSESALIPSTSFDSLASSTSTSSVESSQNIQLSSALATTSPSFSSSSSSPSFTGSSSSPSSIFVSSSFSSSSSDYSSLPSSSSSASYVSTIITLESSSSEYENTQSTSSSRMASSSSAIPPSTSVVESTQTESFSTRTTSTLTPSSKVSAISRTTTSAPAQSSSVQSISVSSSEGTCYVYYDDDDYYSTVYLTNPTQSVDAATTITSTNTIYATVTI, from the coding sequence atgaatttcaattttattaCAATCgttaatattttattttttctattctCCTTAACCGATGCCAACAACAACGGGGAAGCAGTCAAACTCTTTACTTCCAATGGCGTTGTCTACAGTTATGCTGTCTACACCAAAACACTTGCGCCTGCAAGAGTTGTGGTCAAAACAATTTCCTATACAACTACCAGAGTATATCCAGTCACTTTGGCAAATTCAGTTGTCTCTTCTAccactgaaaaaataacagaGGTTTCAACAATATCAACTTCGGAACAATCCAGTGCCACTCAAACAGATCCAGTAGTTACTTCCTCTAGTGAATCTGCCCTTATTCCATCAActtcttttgattctttggCTTCTTCTACTTCCACATCTTCTGTCGAATCATCgcaaaatattcaattatCAAGTGCACTTGCCACTACATCGCCTTCCTTTTCTAGCTCCTCTTCCTCACCATCTTTCACAGGATCATCCTCTTCTCCTTCATCGATTTTTGTGTCATCGTCCTTctcctcttcatcatcgGATTATTCCTCATTGccatcttcctcttcctcgGCATCATACGTTTCCACTATTATTACTTTGGAGTCATCAAGCTCAGAGTACGAAAACACTCAGTCCACTTCTAGCTCAAGGATGGcgtcatcttcttcagctATACCGCCCTCCACATCCGTCGTCGAATCGACTCAAACAGAGTCTTTCTCAACGAGAACTACTTCCACATTGACACCATCCTCCAAGGTAAGCGCGATTTCTAGAACAACGACATCTGCGCCAGCgcaatcttcttctgttcAGTCGATATCTGTCTCGAGCTCAGAAGGCACTTGTTATGTATAttatgatgacgatgattaCTATAGTACTGTCTACCTGACCAACCCAACTCAATCTGTTGATGCGGCCACTACAATAACGAGTACGAACACAATATATGCCACTGTTACCATTTAG
- the CRP1 gene encoding Crp1p has translation MSNDLVFDYTFSWPAGPKDVILTGTFDEWRGTLPLVKTARGDFEITMPVRLASKNDKFQFKFIVDGVWCVSDSFGKEHVSEGIENNFIQITDLVETQEVVGASRIPEAGGLLCGKPARVAGPPSTSNRKKGKRNNKKRRSKLKKKTNKNNKTSNESQEGDEEEKEDEDGLAGTTTEDVTGTSREETPVAEPLDAASENPGDFHILPIDQNANTASLENFIGGPGPVLVSNPNEIKEFSEIRNVDAKELNERLNKKEPVVEPAVEPIIGEPVVENITELPLADEPSEETKEIAPKVDEPASELETITPVINEAEAQPVPETQESIAEPPKIEPVGKTVQPELVEKREPTGAALDTSKEAESKVKQEETHTLDPTVKKDSKQAMGEKAEVKARRSPAASEEKDKKKKRHEEKVSKEIKRSESTKEKKHSTKEPKKQLSTKVPKKQTASPLTSTSEDSKKKKTGLFGKFKKLFKCSN, from the coding sequence ATGAGCAACGATCTCGTGTTTGACTACACTTTTAGCTGGCCTGCTGGCCCCAAAGACGTTATTTTAACAGGGACGTTTGATGAGTGGAGAGGAACTTTGCCCCTGGTGAAAACTGCCCGGGGCGATTTCGAAATTACTATGCCAGTCAGATTGGCTAGTAAAAACGATAAGTTCCAATTTAAGTTTATTGTGGACGGAGTTTGGTGTGTTAGTGATTCGTTTGGAAAGGAGCATGTCAGTGAGggaattgaaaacaatttcATTCAAATTACTGACTTGGTCGAAACGCAAGAAGTTGTTGGCGCTAGTAGAATTCCAGAGGCTGGCGGTCTGCTATGTGGTAAGCCTGCTCGTGTTGCGGGGCCCCCTTCCACTAGTAATAGAAAGAAGGGtaaaagaaacaacaaaaagagaagatctaagttaaagaagaaaaccaacAAGAATAACAAGACATCTAATGAGAGTCAGGaaggtgatgaagaagaaaaggaagacgaagacgGTTTAGCTGGAACCACTACAGAAGATGTCACAGGTACCTCGAGGGAAGAAACACCGGTGGCGGAACCACTAGATGCCGCCAGTGAAAATCCAGGTGACTTTCATATCCTTCCAATTGACCAAAATGCAAACACTGCTTCATTAGAGAATTTTATAGGTGGCCCAGGTCCTGTTCTTGTCTCCAATccaaatgaaatcaaagagTTCAGCGAAATTAGAAACGTCGATGCCAAGGAATTGAACGAAAGGCTAAACAAGAAGGAGCCTGTCGTTGAGCCTGCTGTTGAACCTATTATTGGAGAGCCAGTTGTGGAAAACATTACTGAACTTCCTTTAGCAGACGAGCCAAGTGAAGAAACTAAGGAAATTGCTCCTAAAGTGGACGAGCCTGCTTCTGAATTAGAAACAATCACACCTGTCATAAATGAAGCTGAAGCCCAACCTGTTCCAGAAACGCAGGAATCTATCGCTGAACCACCAAAAATTGAACCAGTGGGTAAGACCGTCCAACCCGAATTGGTGGAAAAGCGTGAACCTACCGGTGCTGCGTTAGACACTTCTAAAGAAGCAGAAAGTAAGgtcaaacaagaagaaactcATACTCTAGACCCAACTGTTAAGAAGGACTCGAAGCAGGCCATGGGAGAAAAAGCTGAAGTTAAAGCTAGGAGATCACCAGCAGcttctgaagaaaaagataaaaagaaaaagagacaTGAAGAGAAGGTCTCTAAAGAGATCAAAAGATCTGAATCCACtaaggaaaagaagcattCTACTAAAGAGCctaaaaaacaactttcTACAAAAGTTCCAAAGAAGCAAACAGCTTCTCCTCTGACGTCCACATCTGAAGActcgaagaagaagaaaactggGCTCTTCGGCAAATTTAAGAAGCTATTTAAATGTTCCAATTGA
- the MRPL6 gene encoding mitochondrial 54S ribosomal protein uL6m produces MSFIQKRLLSQTKLLRSHVGSLPLYTSPEVQVSMSTLSIPRIIRKGRASLNISQNITVEGPKGKLSIEVPDFLQLDRDEKHGKINVVIQNAEDKYQRSMWGTVRSLINNHIIGVTEGHLAVLRFVGTGYRAQLENDGRFVNIKVGASIKQGLDVPENIVVKSPAPTSLIIEGCDKQQVLLFAAKLRKFHPPEPYKGKGIYVNGETIKLKDKKIK; encoded by the coding sequence ATGTcatttattcaaaagagaTTACTGTCGCAGACTAAATTATTACGCTCCCATGTGGGGTCACTACCGCTTTACACATCGCCAGAAGTTCAGGTTTCCATGAGTACACTGTCTATACCAAGGATTATTAGAAAGGGAAGAGCTTCATTGAATATATCACAGAACATTACTGTAGAGGGTCCCAAAGGGAAACTATCCATTGAAGTCCCTGATTTCTTGCAGTTGGACAGGGATGAAAAGCACGGTAAAATAAATGTTGTGATTCAAAATGCAGAGGATAAGTACCAGCGTTCCATGTGGGGTACGGTAAGGTCACTTATAAATAACCACATCATTGGTGTTACTGAAGGGCATCTTGCCGTCCTCAGATTCGTAGGAACAGGGTACAGGGCCCAATTGGAAAACGATGGGAGGTTTGTTAATATAAAGGTGGGTGCGTCTATTAAACAGGGATTGGACGTTCCTGAAAATATTGTTGTCAAATCACCTGCTCCTACATCTCTGATCATAGAAGGGTGTGACAAACAGCAAGTTCTTCTCTTTGCTGCGAAATTGAGGAAGTTCCATCCACCAGAACCATATAAAGGTAAAGGTATTTATGTTAATGGCGAAAcaataaaattaaaagataagaaaatcaaataa
- the SKG6 gene encoding Skg6p: protein MYHTHMRGIPTLVTSAVNVSDTVSAYERIARRNDDDSSSSSVSSTKNSKSAKCTGSKQECQLPTNSSHSTSVTVGVAVAVPVAVIIIVLAVVLYVVYKRSKREAEEDNDPDFEGDSEYLPAMHQYPSELNHPYSSDSQDFVEKAFQQPPSDPFANSMDGSRYNMKSATPPGNTGRWYVDPFQLPQETSDSNSLRDFAMRVQSDGFGGYKVAANSRNASSLSLHPDNFSNHTAIRACXRFQESESSESYSSPIDNSHISNGFATEDAYRQPAFLDKESSLATVSKETKVSNKLDESPNNDAFEFEFDNELGNPQRKSMQVGMNDNYELQDIKDPEHVDVSSSNKGENDDYYVSRLSANEEEDIQRMKSIYQVYLDRTKTVKDEQERQQQQSVNVLTRGEPCMDSAGQNPLPSIQIGNEDPTDVPEADQYQEQYPVQNALAVNDVNSNAHGLETAQHQDQYLTHDTLAVNGTEGAATNRIASSIYSMAIQPVNDEVQYQQQQQSPIYGDFQQQPQQGYPMQATQNQQWYGAPVPQQQQYNHPQTLETIGELPTPAYLAQSASSHSLTSFKGPNKQQLLQLQTARLNGTALNPVDHPGMFYSPANDTYYAPQQQGQFTKTNESGAVPSPYQLRQSVVMTNPSDLTAKPSYKPAGSFRSVSATNSRNNSLTTQNNSYQYLQQQQQQQHYNSRVSGILEETDVVQPPSVGGILPHSGSQDDLRRQLGSSHNYAIN from the coding sequence ATGTACCATACCCATATGCGTGGAATCCCAACCCTCGTAACTTCAGCAGTAAATGTTTCTGATACTGTTTCTGCCTACGAGAGGATTGCTAGGAGAAATGATGACgattcatcatcttcctctGTATCCAGCACGAAAAATAGTAAGTCAGCCAAGTGTACAGGCTCCAAACAAGAATGTCAACTGCCTACAAATTCCAGTCACAGCACTAGTGTGACTGTTGGTGTGGCCGTTGCGGTACCCGTAGCTGTCATTATAATCGTGCTGGCCGTGGTTCTGTACGTTGTTTATAAGAGAAGTAAAAGGGAAGCTGAGGAGGATAACGATCCAGATTTCGAAGGTGACTCTGAATATTTACCCGCAATGCACCAATATCCATCAGAACTGAATCATCCGTACTCCAGTGACTCTCAAGACTTCGTGGAAAAAGCTTTTCAACAGCCTCCTTCGGACCCATTTGCTAATAGCATGGATGGAAGCAGATATAATATGAAAAGTGCTACTCCACCTGGAAATACCGGACGTTGGTACGTAGATCCGTTCCAACTTCCACAGGAAACGAGTGATTCTAACAGTCTGAGGGATTTTGCCATGAGAGTACAAAGCGATGGATTTGGAGGGTATAAAGTGGCTGCAAATTCCAGAAATGCTAGTTCATTGTCTTTACATCCTGATAACTTTTCGAATCACACGGCAATAAGAGCGTGTTYGAGGTTTCAAGAAAGCGAAAGCTCGGAATCCTACTCCAGTCCCATCGATAATAGTCACATTTCAAATGGCTTTGCTACTGAAGATGCATACAGGCAACCAGCATTTCTTGATAAAGAGAGTAGTTTAGCTACAGTAAGCAAAGAGACTAAAGTTTCGAACAAGTTAGATGAATCGCCCAATAACGACGCATTCgagtttgaatttgataaCGAACTAGGGAACCctcaaagaaagagcaTGCAGGTTGGTATGAATGATAACTACGAACTCCAGGATATCAAAGATCCTGAACATGTGGATGTCAGTAGCTCTAACAAAGGCGAAAACGATGACTATTATGTGTCACGCTTATCAGCtaatgaggaagaagatatacaaagaatgaaaagtaTTTATCAAGTTTATTTGGATAGAACCAAAACAGTAAAAGACGAACAAGAGagacagcaacaacagagTGTGAATGTCTTGACAAGAGGTGAACCTTGCATGGACAGTGCGGGTCAAAATCCACTACCTTCTATCCAGATTGGCAACGAAGATCCTACTGATGTGCCAGAGGCTGACCAGTACCAAGAACAATACCCAGTACAAAATGCACTTGCTGTAAATGATGTAAATTCAAATGCGCATGGCCTAGAAACAGCTCAACACCAAGACCAATACTTAACACATGACACCCTCGCCGTAAATGGTACAGAAGGAGCAGCTACTAATAGAATTGCTTCCTCCATTTATTCTATGGCAATCCAGCCAGTAAATGATGAAGTACAAtatcaacaacagcaacaatcGCCAATATATGGTGACTTCCAGCAACAACCACAACAAGGATACCCCATGCAAGCAACGCAGAACCAACAGTGGTACGGTGCCCCAGTTCCtcagcaacaacaatatAATCATCCCCAAACGCTAGAAACTATTGGGGAATTACCCACGCCTGCATATCTAGCTCAATCAGCTTCCTCTCACTCTTTAACATCTTTCAAGGGaccaaacaaacaacaacttcttcaattgcaaACTGCTCGGTTGAATGGTACCGCGTTAAATCCCGTAGATCATCCAGGAATGTTTTACTCACCCGCGAATGATACCTATTACGCTCCACAACAGCAGGGTCAATTCACAAAAACCAATGAAAGCGGAGCTGTTCCCTCGCCATATCAATTAAGACAAAGTGTGGTGATGACTAATCCTTCAGATTTAACGGCAAAACCATCATACAAACCAGCTGGCTCTTTCAGAAGCGTAAGCGCCacaaattcaagaaataaCAGTCTAACCACACAAAATAACTCGTATCAGTATCtccagcagcagcagcagcagcagcattACAACTCTCGTGTTAGTGGGATATTAGAAGAAACCGATGTTGTACAACCCCCAAGTGTTGGCGGTATTTTACCACATAGTGGTTCACAGGACGATTTAAGAAGACAATTAGGTTCTTCTCATAATTACGCAATCAATTGA
- the IMP3 gene encoding snoRNA-binding rRNA-processing protein IMP3, translating into MVRKLKHHEQKLLKKVDFLEWKQDQGHRDTQVMRTYHIQNREDYHKYNRICGDIRRLANKLSLLSPTDPFRRKHEQLLLDKLYAMGVLTTKSKISDLENKITVSAMCRRRLPVIMHRMKMAETIQDAVKFIEQGHVRVGPNLINDPAYLVTRNMEDYVTWVDNSKIKKTVLRYRNQIDDFDFS; encoded by the coding sequence ATGGTTAGAAAACTAAAGCATCATGAACAGAAACTGCTGAAAAAAGTTGATTTCCTCGAGTGGAAGCAGGACCAAGGTCATCGCGACACTCAGGTCATGAGAACATATCATATTCAAAATCGTGAAGATTATCATAAATACAATAGAATTTGCGGTGATATTCGTCGCCTCGCTAACAAGTTATCATTGCTGTCTCCTACTGATCCATTTCGTAGGAAACACGAACAATTATTATTAGATAAGCTATATGCCATGGGTGTTTTGACTACAAAATCCAAGATATCTGATCTAGAGAATAAAATTACCGTCAGCGCTATGTGTAGAAGACGATTGCCTGTAATTATGCACAGAATGAAAATGGCAGAAACCATACAAGATGCAGTCAAGTTCATTGAACAAGGCCATGTTCGTGTAGGTCCTAATCTAATAAACGATCCTGCTTACCTTGTGACAAGGAATATGGAAGACTACGTTACTTGGGTTGATAACTCTAAGATTAAGAAAACTGTGTTAAGATACAGAAACCAAATCGACGATTTTGACTTTTCGTAA